In the Burkholderia contaminans genome, CTGCGAGATCGGCCCATGTCTTGCCGATCGACAGCCGTACCGACATCGCGCCCACGCGCACCCTGCCCGCTTCGTTCTGCACCATGTCGACGTCGATATGCGCGGCGATCGGCTGCGGATCCACATGCTGCTTTTCCAGCGCGAACAGCAGGCTCGCCGCAAGACACGTCGCAACGGACGCGGCCAGTAACCGGATCGGGTTCGGCCCGCGTCCGTCGCCGAGCGGCGGCGGTTCGTCGGTAAGCACCGGCGCCAGCGTCGTGCCGGCAAATGCGACTTCGAAACAGAAACGCGCCTGCTGCGCGACATCGACCGATACGTGCGCCTCGCTCATGGCGACTCCGTGGAGATCAACGGGGAAAGGAATGCCGGCACGCAGTCGCTTCGACGCGCGCCGCTCGCAGGTTCGCGGCACCTTCAGCGCTCGGGTTCGCGTGGCGGCCCGTACGCGACGAAATCGCGCTCGACCGCGGACGCCTGCTCCGTCTCGACCGTGCCGTCGCGTGCGCCGGCTGCGTCGTCCGGCGCCATCGTGCTGGCGGATGGCGGTTCGACGCGCCCGTCGATCAGCGCCTGCAGCGCGTCGCGTTCGAGCACCTCGCATTGCAGCAGCCGGCGCGCGATGCGTTCGAGCACATCGCGGCGTTCGCCGAGCGTCGTCGCGACTCTTGCATGGGCGTCGGCCAGCAGCGTGCGCACCTCGTCGTCGATCATCCGCGCGGTGTGCTCGCTGCAGCGCCCGTCGCCCCCATGCCACGCGCCCGGCATGCCCTGGCGCGCATCGCCGTCGTCGAACGTCGCGAGCCCGATCTTCTCGCTCATCCCGTACTGCATGACCATGTGGCGCGCCATCGCGGTCGCGCGTTCGAGATCGTTCTGCGCGCCCGTCGACACGTCGCCGAACACGAGCTCCTCGGCAACGCGCCCGCCGAGCAGGGCATCGATCCGGTCGAGCAGTTCGCTTCGGCGCAGCACGTAGCGATCCTCGGTCGGTACCTGCTGCGTATAGCCGAGCGCCGCGACACCGCGCGGAATGATCGACACTTTCTTCACCGGATCGCAATGCGTGCGGCTTTCCGCGACGAGCGCATGGCCGGCCTCGTGATACGCGATGGTCAGCTTCTCCTGTGCGTTCATCACGCGGCTCTTGCGCTCGAGGCCCGTCAACGCGCGGTCGATCGCCTCGTCGAAATCGGCCATGCCGATTGCCGGCTTGCCGAGTTCGGCCGCATGCAGCGCCGCCTCGTTGACGACGTTCGCGAGATCCGCGCCGACGAAGCCCGGCGTGCGCGATGCAAGTTCGCCGAGATCGACGTCGGCCGCGAGTTTCACGCGCTTCACGTGCACGCCGAGGATCTGCCTTCGGCCATTCACGTCGGGGCGGTCGATCGCGATGTGACGGTCGAACCGTCCCGGCCGCATCAGCGCGGGATCGAGGATCTCGGGCCGGTTCGTCGCGGCCATGATGATCACGCCGGAGCCGGCCTGGAAGCCGTCCATCTCGACGAGCAACTGATTGAGCGTCTGCTCGCGTTCGTCGTTGCCCGACATCGGGCCGACGCCGCGCACCTTGCCGAGCGCATCGAGCTCGTCGACGAACACGATGCACGGCGCCTTCTGCTGCGCCTGCTCGAACAGGTCGCGCACGCGCGCCGCGCCCACGCCGACGAACATCTCGACGAACGCCGAGCCGCTGATCGAGAAGAACGGCACGGCCGCCTCGCCGGCCACCGCGCGCGCGAGCAGCGTCTTGCCCGTGCCCGGTGCGCCGACCACCAGCACGCCCTTCGGGATCTTGCCGCCGAGCCGCTGGTAGCGTTCCGGATTGCGCAGGAATGCGACGAGTTGCTGAAGTTCGGCCTTCGCTTCGTCGATGCCGGCGATATCGTCGAACGTGATGCCGGTTTCCTGCTGCACGTACACCCGCGCGCGGCTCTTGCCCATCCCGGTGAAATCCTGCAGCCCGCCGCGCCTGCGCAGCATCATGTTCCAGATGAACACGAACAGCACGAGCGGCAGCAGCCACGACGCAAGCGATGCGATCCAGCTCGTGTCGGGCGCACCGTGATAGCGGATGCCGGCGGCGGTCAGCGCGTCGGTCAGGTGCTCGTCGGCCACGCGACTGGTCGTGAAGCGCCACGGCGCACCGGCCTCCCGCACGGCCGCGGCTTCGGACGCCGGCAGCATCGTGCCCGCCTGCGGCATCTTCAACGTGCCCGAGATCGATACGGGGCCGACTTCGAGATCGTCGACGAGCCGTGCGGCGACGAGCTGGTGGAAATCGCTGTACGCAATCGGCGCCGACGTCGGATGCAGCATCAGCAACTGCGCGGCGAACAGCACGAAGAAGCCCGCCGCGATCAGCAATCCCGGGTAGTCGAATTTCCTGTCCATGGCATCGGGCCGGACGTGCGCGCTACGCTTGCGTTGCGCGACACGGCGGACGTGTGCGGGCACGCGCGCAGCCGGCGCGCACCATCGGCGGCCATGCGGAAGCGGCATTCATGCGTGCCATCGTCGCCTCGCTTCATCGCGTCGTTCGTCGCATCAACGGCACCGCGACGGCGCCGTGGGCCGGCGCCGCCGGGCAATCCTCGCCCGGGCGGCACGCTGCGACGCGCCGCCCCTGAATCCAGTCTAGCTCGCGCGCAGGCGTCGCGCATCGCCCGACGCGCAACACCAATCGTCCGACAAACACCTTTCATCCGCCCTCGGTGCCGCGTTATAGTCGCGTTCGTGACATTTTCGTGACAGATGCATCGCACCGGCCCATACGTGACACGGGCCGTTGCGTTCCATCGCGCGGCGCGGCAGCCTGTGCGACGCCGCCGCGCATCACGCCCCCGTCCACCCGCCCATTCGAGGAACCCACGACGTGAACGACACGCCCGATCGCCCCGACGACCTTCCCGCCGATCCCGACCGCCGCCGCATGCTCGGCGGCCTCGCCGCGCTCGGTGCGGGTGTCGCGCTCAGCGGCTGTGAAACCACGGCGGGCAGCGCACCGCGTTCGGCCGCCGACCTGCGCATCGACGAAGCGCTGCGCCAGCGCGTGCGGCACATCGTCGTGATCTATGCGGAAAACCGCAGCTTCGCGAACCTGTACGGCGATTTTCCGGGCGTGCGCCATCCGCTGAGCGAGGTGCGGCCCGAACATGCGCAGCAGCTCGATCGCGACGGCAAGACGCCGCTGCCCGTGCTGCCGAAGATCTGGGGCGGGCTCGTGCCGCAGGCGCAGGAAGTGGACGGCAAGCGCTACGCGATCGCCGAGCGCGACATCGACAAGCTGCCGAACGCGCCGTTCCTGATCAAGGACGCGCAGGGCAACCCGCTGCCGAACGGCGTGATCACGCGCGACCTGTGGCACCGCTTCTACCAGAACCAGATGCAGATCGCGGCCGGCCGCAACAACCAGTTCGCCGCGTGGGCCGATTCGGGCGGCCTCGTGATGGGCCACTACCGCAATTCGGCCGACACGCTGCGGCTGTGGAATCTCGCGCGGCAATACACGCTGTGCGACAACTTCTTCATGGCGGCCTTCGGCGGGTCGTGGATGAACCACATGTTCCTGATCTCCGCGCAGCCGCCGCTGTATCCGGATGCGCACAAGCATCCGCACGCGGCGAAACTGCTGTCGAAGGTCGAAGGCGACGATCCGGCCGGTACGCGCCTGAAGCTCGCCGACCATTCGCCCGCGTCCGCGCTCGACGGCCCGCCGAAGTTCGTGGCCGACGGCCCGCTCACCCCGGACGGCTACGGCGTGAACACGATGGCGCCGCCGTACCAGCCGAGCTACGTGCCGCCGCCCGATCCGGGCAACGCCGCATATGCGGATCCGGCCGACCATCGCGTGATGCCGCCGCAAGGCCATGCGACGATCGGCGACCGCCTGTCGGAAAAGAACGTCGACTGGGCGTGGTACAGCGGCGCATGGCAGTACGCGCTCGAGCACCGCGATACGGGCGCCGTGCCCGATTTCCAGTACCACCACCAGCCGTTCAACTATTTCGCGAACTACGCGCCGGGCACCGAGGCGCGCAGCAAGCACCTGCGCGACGCGGGGCTCGGCGACGAGCCGTCGACCAACCACTTCATCGCCGACATCGACGCGGGCCGCCTGCCGGCCGTCACGTTCTACAAGCCGCAGGGCAACCTGAACATGCACGCGGGCTACGCGGACATCGAATCGGGCGACCGTCACATCGCGACCGTGATCGACCATATCCGGCGCGGGCCGCAATGGGACAACACCGTGATCGTGATGACGCACGACGAGAACGGCGGCTGGTGGGATCACGTCGCGCCGCCGGAAGGCGACCGCTGGGGCCCCGGTTCGCGGATTCCCGCGCTCGTGATCTCGCCGTTCGCGAAGAAGGGGTTCGTCGATCACACGCTGTACGACACGAACTCGATCCTGCGCTTCATCAGCCGCGTGCACGGCCTCGCGCCGCTCGACGGCGTGGTCGCGCGCAACAAGGCGTTCGCCGCGCGCGGCGCGACGCCGCCGGGTGATCTGACGAATGCGCTCGATCTCGGCTAAGCGCCGACCGGCCTGACCGGTTGGCCGCCTGGCCGCTTGAAACGACGACGCCCCGGGCAATGCGGTTGCCCGGGGCGTCGTTCATTTCCGGCCTGAAAACGCTACGCGGCGCGGCGCACCGCATCGCCCCCCGCTTGCGCGGCGTGACGCCCGGCCTGCCGCCCGAAGAACGTCGCGTCGGCCAGCGACAGCCCCGAGCTGTACCCGGCGCCCCAGCGCGGCAACCCGCAGGTCGTGCGGCCCGCCGCATAGAGCCCCGGCACCGGCGCGCGTGATGCATCGACCACCTGCCCGGTCGGCAGCGTGTCGAGCCCGCCGAGCGTGAAGTGCGGATAGAACGCGTAGTCGATCCGGCAATCGAGCGCGACGAACGGCGGCTCGATCAGCGGCTGCAGCCACTTCCTCGCCTTGTGGAACAACGGATCGGTGCCTTCGGCCGCATGGCGGTTGTAGACGTCGACGGTCGCCGTCAGCGTGCCGGCCGGCATCTGCAGGTCGCGTTCGACTTCCTCCCACGTTTCGCCCGCCGCCGCGATGCCGATCCGCGCGATCGCAGGCGGCTCCTGGTAGGTGGCCTGGTCGACGAGCAGGTAGATCCGGTCGTCGGCCTGGTGAAACGCGTGATGGCCCGTGCGGCCGTGATAGCCGTCCTCGTTGATGAAGCGCTGGCCGCGTGCGTTCACGAAAATGCCCTTGATCAGCGATTCGGGCGCGTAGAACGGCAGGCTCACGAAGCCCTGATCCATGTGAATCGCCGCGCCCCCCGCGCTCTGGCCGAGCAGGATGCCCGAGCCGTCGTCGCCGGGGCTGCCGATCGGTTCGTCCGAGCGCAGGAACTGCGGCGCATGCCGGCGCACCATGTCGCGGTTCATCGCGAAGCCGCCCGCGCACAGGATCACCGCGCGACGCGCGCGGACGAACGCCGTCTCGCCATAGGCGCGCAGCACGACGCCGCGCACCGCGCCGCCGTCATCCACGACCAGCGCGAGCGCACGCGTGTCGTAGCGCGTCGCGACACCGAGCGCCGCCACGCGTTCGGCCAGCACGCGCATCAACATCTGTCCGCCGCCCCAGCCCGGCCATTGCGGGGTGTGCCCGCGCGGGCACGGCTTCGCGGCCTCGCTGAACGGCCAGGCTTCCTCGCTGCCCGACCAGATCAGGCAATCGTCGGTTTCCGGTTCGACGATCCGCTCGGCGACGAACGTGTTCTTGTACGTGAGGCCCTGCGCGACGAGCCAGTCGTGGTGCGCCAGGCTTTCGTTCGCGTAGAGGCGCACCTTCGACTCGTCGGCGTCGCGGCCGCCGGCCAGCATCAGGTAGCGGTACAGATCCTCGGTGTCGTCGGTGAAGCCGGCCTGCCGCTGGGCGGGCGTGCCGCCGCTGCCGCCGAGGTAGATCTCGCCGCCCGACAGCGCGCTCGTGCCGCCGTAGCTCGACGCGCGCTCGACGATCAGCGTGTCGGCGCCGGCGCTCGCGGCTTCGATCGCCGCGCACGCGCCGGCCGCACCGAAGCCGACGATCACGACGTCGTGTTCGGCATCCCAGCGATGCACGTCGCGGGTGTTCAGGGGATGAGTCAGGGAATGGTCGGATGACATGAGGAATGGGTCAGCGTTTGGGAATGCTGCGGTAAGCGGCGGACGTGGCGAAGGCCTGATGCGGCCGTCGCCGCGATGCCTCGTTGCCGAGACGGACGTGCAACGTGGCGCGTGCAAGACGCCCACCGTCTCATGTCCCCGAACCGCGTGAAGCGGGACCGGCGCGCGCCGATTCAGCCGTGGTCGTACGGGACGGCGTCCGTGCGCCAGCGCGCCGCCACGGCTTCCGCGCTGCGCGGCGCGCGGCCGCGCCGGCGTCACATGCCGCGCATCGCGGCGAAACCGAAGTGCGACGGATCGATCGGTACACAACCTGCCGGCAAACCGTTCGCGTCGACCGAGCGGCATTGCAGGATGCCGGCTGCATACGGCGGCGACGGGACCTGGTCGGCACCGTATCGCGCCATCGCCATGGCAGCGACCGTGCCTATCGCCAATACGCACAGCTTGCGAGTCGTCAGTCTCATGATCGTCGTCTCCTCCGGTTGTCCGCTGGTGCGGTTCGTGTCCGGCTGGCATCGCATGCGCCACCGGATGACTGCACGGTAGCCAGCGCCCGGCCGTCGGCCATCGTCCGTTTCGACTAGGGGCAAACGCTGAGCGGACGATGCGCGGCCTGCGGCATCGCAACATCGCGCGCCACGGCTTCGCCTGCATGAAGGAAACGCGGCACGTCGCGCGCCTGCCGCGGCCGGCCGCACGAATCGTCAGA is a window encoding:
- a CDS encoding OsmC family protein — encoded protein: MSEAHVSVDVAQQARFCFEVAFAGTTLAPVLTDEPPPLGDGRGPNPIRLLAASVATCLAASLLFALEKQHVDPQPIAAHIDVDMVQNEAGRVRVGAMSVRLSIGKTWADLAAATRVLDQFDAYCVLTESLREGIPVSVDLCDVNGAAFEYAMTNA
- the ftsH gene encoding ATP-dependent zinc metalloprotease FtsH: MDRKFDYPGLLIAAGFFVLFAAQLLMLHPTSAPIAYSDFHQLVAARLVDDLEVGPVSISGTLKMPQAGTMLPASEAAAVREAGAPWRFTTSRVADEHLTDALTAAGIRYHGAPDTSWIASLASWLLPLVLFVFIWNMMLRRRGGLQDFTGMGKSRARVYVQQETGITFDDIAGIDEAKAELQQLVAFLRNPERYQRLGGKIPKGVLVVGAPGTGKTLLARAVAGEAAVPFFSISGSAFVEMFVGVGAARVRDLFEQAQQKAPCIVFVDELDALGKVRGVGPMSGNDEREQTLNQLLVEMDGFQAGSGVIIMAATNRPEILDPALMRPGRFDRHIAIDRPDVNGRRQILGVHVKRVKLAADVDLGELASRTPGFVGADLANVVNEAALHAAELGKPAIGMADFDEAIDRALTGLERKSRVMNAQEKLTIAYHEAGHALVAESRTHCDPVKKVSIIPRGVAALGYTQQVPTEDRYVLRRSELLDRIDALLGGRVAEELVFGDVSTGAQNDLERATAMARHMVMQYGMSEKIGLATFDDGDARQGMPGAWHGGDGRCSEHTARMIDDEVRTLLADAHARVATTLGERRDVLERIARRLLQCEVLERDALQALIDGRVEPPSASTMAPDDAAGARDGTVETEQASAVERDFVAYGPPREPER
- a CDS encoding acid phosphatase, whose translation is MNDTPDRPDDLPADPDRRRMLGGLAALGAGVALSGCETTAGSAPRSAADLRIDEALRQRVRHIVVIYAENRSFANLYGDFPGVRHPLSEVRPEHAQQLDRDGKTPLPVLPKIWGGLVPQAQEVDGKRYAIAERDIDKLPNAPFLIKDAQGNPLPNGVITRDLWHRFYQNQMQIAAGRNNQFAAWADSGGLVMGHYRNSADTLRLWNLARQYTLCDNFFMAAFGGSWMNHMFLISAQPPLYPDAHKHPHAAKLLSKVEGDDPAGTRLKLADHSPASALDGPPKFVADGPLTPDGYGVNTMAPPYQPSYVPPPDPGNAAYADPADHRVMPPQGHATIGDRLSEKNVDWAWYSGAWQYALEHRDTGAVPDFQYHHQPFNYFANYAPGTEARSKHLRDAGLGDEPSTNHFIADIDAGRLPAVTFYKPQGNLNMHAGYADIESGDRHIATVIDHIRRGPQWDNTVIVMTHDENGGWWDHVAPPEGDRWGPGSRIPALVISPFAKKGFVDHTLYDTNSILRFISRVHGLAPLDGVVARNKAFAARGATPPGDLTNALDLG
- a CDS encoding FAD-dependent oxidoreductase, which encodes MSSDHSLTHPLNTRDVHRWDAEHDVVIVGFGAAGACAAIEAASAGADTLIVERASSYGGTSALSGGEIYLGGSGGTPAQRQAGFTDDTEDLYRYLMLAGGRDADESKVRLYANESLAHHDWLVAQGLTYKNTFVAERIVEPETDDCLIWSGSEEAWPFSEAAKPCPRGHTPQWPGWGGGQMLMRVLAERVAALGVATRYDTRALALVVDDGGAVRGVVLRAYGETAFVRARRAVILCAGGFAMNRDMVRRHAPQFLRSDEPIGSPGDDGSGILLGQSAGGAAIHMDQGFVSLPFYAPESLIKGIFVNARGQRFINEDGYHGRTGHHAFHQADDRIYLLVDQATYQEPPAIARIGIAAAGETWEEVERDLQMPAGTLTATVDVYNRHAAEGTDPLFHKARKWLQPLIEPPFVALDCRIDYAFYPHFTLGGLDTLPTGQVVDASRAPVPGLYAAGRTTCGLPRWGAGYSSGLSLADATFFGRQAGRHAAQAGGDAVRRAA